A genomic segment from Equus asinus isolate D_3611 breed Donkey chromosome 23, EquAss-T2T_v2, whole genome shotgun sequence encodes:
- the UBAP2 gene encoding ubiquitin-associated protein 2 isoform X7, which produces MESTPSLQSSATFSTAATSASSAASSGLSLPSSVNTVNSLCLGGTTMSAPSSSTRATPLVTSGKAPPNLPQGVPPLLHNQYLVGPGGLLPAYPIYGYDELQMLQSRLPMDYYGIPFATPTALASRDGSLANNPYSGDVTKFGRGDSASPAPPTTLAQPQQSQSQAHHTAQQPFLNPALPPGYSYTGLPYYPGVPSAFQYGPTMFVPPASAKQHGVSLSTPAAPFQQAGAYGQHGYSTGYDDLTQGTAAGDYTKGGYGGSSQAQNKSAGSGPGKGVAVSSSTTGLPDMPGSVYNKTQTFDKQGFHAGTPPPFSLPSALGSTGPLAPGAAPGYAPPPFLHILPAHQQPHSQLLHHHLPQDAQSGSGQRSQPSSLQPKSQASKPAYGNSPYWTN; this is translated from the exons ATGGAGAGCACCCCTTCTCTCCAGTCCTCAGCCACCTTCTCAACAGCAGCCACCTCCGCCTCGAGTGCCGCGTCCTCAGGGCTCAGCCTGCCGAGCAGCGTGAACACAGTGAACAGCCTTTGCCTGGGTGGGACCACCATGAGTGCCCCCAGCAGCAGTACCCGGGCCACACCCTTGGTGACCTCAG GCAAAGCACCCCCCAACCTGCCCCAGGGGGTGCCACCCCTGCTGCACAACCAGTACCTCGTGGGCCCCGGAGGACTGCTTCCCGCCTACCCG ATCTATGGCTACGATGAGCTCCAGATGCTGCAGTCCCGGCTGCCAATG GATTACTATGGAATTCCCTTTGCTACGCCCACAGCCCTTGCCAGCCGAGATGGGAGCCTAGCTAATAACCCATATTCAG GTGATGTCACAAAGTTTGGCCGAGGTGACTCTGCATCCCCTGCGCCCCCCACCACACTGGCTCAGCCCCAGCAGAGCCAGTCCCAGGCCCACCACACAGCCCAGCAGCCCTTCCTGAATCCCGCGCTGCCACCTGGCTACAGCTACACTGGCCTCCCCTACTACCCAGGCGTGCCCAGTGCCTTCCAGTATGGGCCCACCATGTTT gtccctccagcctctgccaaGCAGCATGGTGTGAGCCTCAGCACCCCCGCCGCCCCTTTCCAGCAGGCTGGTGCTTACGGCCAGCACGGGTACAGCACAG GTTATGATGACCTGACCCAGGGGACAGCCGCGGGAGACTACACCAAGGGTGGCTATGGTGGATCATCGCAGGCCCAAAACAAGTCTGCAGGTTCTGGGCCTGGCAAAG GAGTGGCCGTGTCTTCAAGCACCACGGGCCTGCCTGACATGCCTGGTTCTGTCTACAACAAGACCCAG ACTTTTGACAAGCAGGGATTTCATGCAGGGACCCCTCCACCATTCAGCTTGccctcagccttgggctccacAGGGCCCCTGGCCCCTGGCGCGGCCCCTGGTTATGCGCCTCCACCGTTCTTGCACATCCTGCCCGCCCACCAGCAGCCTCACTCACAGCTGTTACACCACCACCTTCCGCAGGATGCCCAG agtGGCTCGGGTCAGCGCAGCCAGCCCAGCTCCCTGCAGCCCAAGTCTCAAGCCTCCAAACCTGCCTACGGCAACTCTCCATACTGGACAAACTGA